A genomic stretch from Nocardia wallacei includes:
- a CDS encoding MarR family winged helix-turn-helix transcriptional regulator — translation MTPGTTQSALAVLISRFVSAYLHDFLTAAEGHGLTLTQAKLLLALNEPPAELPMRVLAGRLACDPSNLTGVADRMESRGLVRRTVHPSDRRVKYLAATDAGRELAERIRGAQVRAYQALAELSPAEERLLEGMLERLVPKLEADAD, via the coding sequence ATGACACCGGGCACAACGCAGAGTGCGCTCGCGGTGCTGATCTCGCGATTCGTGTCCGCGTACCTGCACGATTTCCTCACCGCGGCCGAGGGCCACGGGCTCACGCTGACGCAGGCGAAGCTGCTGCTGGCGCTCAACGAGCCGCCGGCCGAACTACCCATGCGGGTGCTGGCCGGGCGGCTGGCGTGCGACCCGTCGAATCTGACCGGGGTCGCCGACCGGATGGAGTCGCGCGGCCTGGTCCGGCGCACGGTGCATCCGTCCGATCGGCGGGTCAAGTACCTGGCCGCGACGGACGCGGGCCGCGAACTGGCCGAGCGGATTCGCGGCGCGCAGGTGCGCGCCTACCAGGCGCTCGCCGAGCTGTCGCCCGCGGAGGAGCGGCTGCTCGAGGGCATGCTGGAGCGCCTGGTGCCCAAGCTGGAGGCGGACGCGGACTGA
- a CDS encoding MFS transporter, translating to MAARNGSLLTGILAFAAMIVTVMQTQAVPILGLIATDLGVSTTSVSWVTTATLLSAAVCTPLLGRVGDLYGKKPTLLGVLAVAAVGSAVSALAGSLGMLLAGRTLQGVATAIFPLALAMLREEIPAARLHHAMAIVSGTLGFGGGLGLVATGLLTKGSDPDYHVVFWFTAGLSVLALLAAAIAVPATGVRHPGSVDLPGAGTLGGFLILLLLPISQGHEWGWTSAATLGCLAASAALAVLWVVTERKVAAPLVDLRMFTHRPVLFTNLAGMFVGFTMFLLFMGISYLAQMPQHVTGYGFEASILRASVEYLLPTALASMVAAPVGGILVGRLGGRPVLVLAGLVGVAGFAWLALAHAAAASVIGGGVVVGVAISLAYAAMPALIAGAVPHHQSGIANGINSISRTVGSSLGSAVITTLLTAKLLPRLPLPAEGQFTIAFWVGAGACAATVLAALAGLRPESRDEFAETPAAEVAAVR from the coding sequence GTGGCCGCACGCAACGGCTCGCTGCTGACCGGCATCCTGGCCTTCGCGGCGATGATCGTGACGGTGATGCAGACCCAGGCCGTGCCGATCCTCGGCCTGATCGCCACCGACCTCGGCGTATCGACCACCTCGGTGAGCTGGGTGACGACCGCGACGCTGCTGTCGGCGGCCGTGTGCACGCCGCTGCTGGGCCGCGTCGGCGACCTGTACGGCAAGAAACCGACGCTGCTGGGCGTGCTGGCGGTGGCCGCGGTCGGCTCGGCCGTCTCCGCGCTGGCCGGATCGCTCGGCATGCTGCTGGCCGGAAGGACGCTGCAGGGCGTCGCGACGGCGATCTTCCCGCTGGCACTGGCCATGCTGCGCGAAGAGATTCCGGCCGCGCGGCTGCATCACGCGATGGCCATCGTGAGCGGCACGCTCGGCTTCGGCGGCGGTCTGGGACTCGTCGCCACCGGCCTGCTCACCAAGGGCAGCGATCCGGACTACCACGTCGTGTTCTGGTTCACCGCCGGGCTTTCCGTGCTCGCGCTGCTCGCCGCCGCGATCGCGGTACCGGCCACCGGCGTGCGACACCCGGGCAGCGTGGACCTGCCCGGCGCGGGCACGCTGGGCGGATTCCTGATCCTGCTCCTCCTACCGATCTCGCAGGGTCACGAGTGGGGCTGGACTTCGGCCGCGACGCTGGGCTGCCTCGCCGCGTCGGCCGCGCTCGCGGTGCTGTGGGTGGTCACCGAGCGGAAGGTGGCGGCGCCGCTGGTGGATCTGCGGATGTTCACCCATCGTCCGGTGCTGTTCACCAACCTCGCCGGGATGTTCGTCGGTTTCACGATGTTCCTGCTGTTCATGGGCATCTCGTATCTGGCCCAGATGCCGCAGCACGTCACCGGGTACGGCTTCGAGGCCTCCATCCTGCGGGCGTCGGTGGAGTATCTGCTGCCGACCGCGCTGGCGTCGATGGTGGCGGCGCCGGTCGGCGGCATCCTGGTCGGGCGGCTGGGCGGGCGGCCGGTGCTCGTACTCGCCGGACTGGTCGGCGTCGCCGGATTCGCCTGGCTGGCGCTCGCGCACGCCGCCGCGGCCTCGGTGATCGGGGGCGGTGTGGTGGTCGGTGTGGCGATCAGCCTCGCCTACGCGGCCATGCCCGCGCTCATCGCGGGTGCGGTGCCGCACCATCAGAGCGGCATCGCCAACGGGATCAACTCCATCTCCCGGACGGTCGGCAGTTCGCTGGGCAGCGCCGTCATCACGACCCTGCTGACCGCGAAGCTGCTCCCCCGGCTGCCGCTGCCCGCCGAGGGACAGTTCACCATCGCCTTCTGGGTGGGCGCGGGCGCTTGTGCCGCAACGGTTCTCGCCGCGCTGGCCGGTCTGCGTCCGGAGTCGCGCGATGAGTTCGCCGAGACACCGGCGGCGGAGGTCGCGGCCGTGCGGTAG
- a CDS encoding tautomerase family protein produces the protein MPLWRIYHPANTYSEQDRQDFAADVTELYTGFGLPAFYVVVLFEEVPRSAFYVGGRPAADTVRIVVEHLARHLDDPELRRRSTARLNAVMEPYTRDRGLHWEFHTYESPRDLWMIAGLFPPGPGTDAEKEWARTNKPAPY, from the coding sequence ATGCCACTGTGGCGCATCTACCATCCCGCGAACACTTACTCGGAGCAGGACAGACAGGATTTCGCGGCGGACGTCACCGAGCTGTACACCGGCTTCGGACTGCCCGCCTTCTACGTGGTCGTGCTGTTCGAGGAGGTCCCGCGGTCCGCGTTCTACGTCGGCGGGCGACCCGCGGCCGATACGGTACGAATCGTCGTGGAACACCTGGCGCGTCACCTGGACGACCCGGAACTACGCAGGCGCTCCACCGCTCGACTCAACGCCGTCATGGAGCCCTACACCCGAGATCGCGGACTGCACTGGGAGTTCCACACCTACGAGTCGCCGCGCGATCTCTGGATGATCGCCGGACTGTTCCCGCCCGGCCCCGGCACCGACGCCGAAAAGGAGTGGGCGCGAACGAACAAGCCCGCCCCGTACTGA
- a CDS encoding class I SAM-dependent methyltransferase: MDRTFDDLLAEAEAAPVAGWDFSWLAGRATEQRPSWGYQRAMSARLASATAALDIQTGGGEVLAEAAVFPPTMVATESWPPNIAKATALLHPRGAVVVADPDEPPLPFADAAFDLVTSRHPATVHWHEIARVLRPGGTYFAQHVGPASVFELVEYFLGPQPEARRERHPDDEAAAARAAGLEVVDQRHERLRMEFHDIGAIVYFLRKVIWIVPGFTVDSHRTRLHTLHNLIEQQGPFLAHSSRTLIEARKP, encoded by the coding sequence ATGGACCGGACATTCGACGACCTACTGGCGGAGGCGGAAGCGGCACCGGTGGCGGGGTGGGACTTCTCCTGGCTGGCCGGGCGGGCTACCGAACAGCGTCCGTCCTGGGGCTATCAGCGCGCGATGAGCGCGCGGCTCGCGAGCGCGACGGCCGCACTGGATATCCAGACCGGCGGCGGTGAAGTCCTCGCCGAAGCGGCCGTGTTCCCGCCGACGATGGTCGCCACCGAGTCGTGGCCGCCGAACATCGCGAAGGCCACCGCGCTCCTGCACCCGCGGGGCGCCGTGGTGGTCGCCGACCCGGACGAACCCCCGCTGCCGTTCGCCGACGCGGCATTCGACCTCGTGACCAGCCGACATCCGGCGACCGTCCACTGGCACGAGATCGCCCGGGTGCTCCGGCCCGGCGGCACCTATTTCGCCCAGCACGTCGGCCCGGCCAGCGTGTTCGAGCTGGTCGAGTATTTCCTCGGACCGCAACCCGAGGCCCGCCGCGAGCGCCACCCCGACGACGAGGCCGCGGCGGCCCGCGCGGCCGGGCTCGAGGTCGTGGACCAGCGGCACGAGCGGCTGCGCATGGAGTTCCACGACATCGGCGCGATCGTCTACTTCCTGCGCAAGGTGATCTGGATCGTCCCCGGCTTCACCGTCGACTCCCACCGCACCCGTCTCCACACCCTGCACAACCTGATCGAACAACAAGGCCCCTTCCTGGCCCACTCCTCCCGCACCCTCATCGAGGCCCGAAAACCCTAG
- a CDS encoding TetR/AcrR family transcriptional regulator, whose product MPRTSRAQAESHRREVLDAAAARVRERGTAAVTVPEVMAAAGLTHGGFYRHFDSKDDLIAQACTAAYAEKIREMEQIRAASADEAAARRAFIARYLSATHRDAAGRGCGIAALAGDVGRAEPDSPLRRAYLDGIRNMLGKLAEYGERPADDRAVLVELSVLAGALLLSRATAGDELSQEILDAAREFLLDR is encoded by the coding sequence GTGCCGAGAACGTCTCGGGCACAGGCGGAATCGCATCGCAGGGAGGTACTCGACGCCGCGGCGGCACGGGTGCGTGAACGCGGCACGGCCGCGGTGACCGTGCCCGAGGTGATGGCGGCCGCCGGGCTGACGCACGGCGGCTTCTACCGCCATTTCGACTCCAAGGACGACCTGATCGCCCAGGCGTGCACGGCGGCGTACGCCGAGAAGATCCGCGAGATGGAGCAGATCCGGGCCGCCAGCGCGGACGAGGCGGCGGCCCGGCGCGCGTTCATCGCCCGGTACCTGTCTGCCACCCACCGTGACGCCGCCGGGCGCGGATGCGGGATCGCCGCCCTGGCCGGGGATGTCGGGCGCGCAGAGCCGGACAGCCCGCTACGGCGCGCCTATCTCGACGGCATCCGCAATATGCTGGGCAAGCTCGCCGAATACGGCGAACGCCCCGCCGACGACCGCGCGGTTCTCGTCGAGTTGTCGGTGCTGGCCGGCGCCCTCCTGCTCTCCCGTGCCACCGCCGGCGACGAGCTGTCACAGGAGATCCTCGACGCGGCCAGGGAGTTCCTGCTCGACAGATGA
- a CDS encoding SDR family oxidoreductase, with amino-acid sequence MSTIEGAVALVTGGRRGLGQAFVDELLRRGAAKVYATAREPGPADDPRVESFALDVTDPTSVAAAAARASDAEIVVNNAGVLHPAPLLTAEMSDVVATFDTNVFGPLRVAQAFAPVLAAKGGGALVDIHSVLSWGAGAAAYGASKAALWSLTNSLRLELAAQGTQVVGVHLGFADTDMVRQLAVDKIDPSRVAAAVFDGVEAGDTEVLVDEVTRRVKAALAGPVENLTLRIAR; translated from the coding sequence ATGAGCACAATCGAGGGCGCGGTCGCGCTGGTGACCGGTGGCCGGCGCGGACTCGGGCAGGCGTTCGTCGACGAACTGCTGCGCCGCGGTGCCGCCAAGGTCTACGCGACCGCGCGCGAGCCCGGCCCCGCCGACGATCCCCGGGTCGAATCGTTCGCTCTGGATGTCACCGATCCGACGTCCGTGGCGGCCGCGGCGGCGCGCGCGAGTGACGCCGAGATCGTCGTCAACAATGCGGGCGTGCTGCATCCGGCGCCGCTGCTGACGGCCGAAATGTCCGATGTCGTAGCGACTTTCGATACCAACGTCTTCGGCCCGCTGCGAGTCGCCCAGGCGTTCGCGCCGGTGCTGGCGGCCAAGGGCGGGGGTGCGCTGGTGGACATTCATTCGGTCCTGTCGTGGGGCGCGGGCGCGGCGGCGTACGGCGCGTCCAAGGCGGCGCTCTGGTCGCTCACCAACTCGCTGCGGCTGGAACTGGCCGCCCAGGGGACCCAGGTGGTCGGGGTGCATCTCGGCTTCGCCGATACCGATATGGTCCGGCAGCTGGCGGTCGACAAGATCGATCCGAGCCGAGTGGCCGCGGCCGTATTCGACGGTGTCGAGGCCGGTGACACCGAGGTGTTGGTCGACGAGGTGACGAGGCGGGTGAAGGCGGCGCTGGCCGGACCGGTGGAGAACCTCACCCTCCGGATCGCCCGCTGA
- the fdhD gene encoding formate dehydrogenase accessory sulfurtransferase FdhD, with product MSRVTARRKTLRLTPDGQIRRPDTLAVEEPLELRVDGRSLTVTMRTPGSDIDLAHGFLLGENIIGSRDDIVSARYCAGTDENGQNTYNVLDIQLRTPTPVPARNFLTTSACGLCGKTALDEVRTRTRFPLPATGPLLDTAVLATLPGELRSRQSVFDATGGLHAAGLFTADGVALAVREDVGRHNAVDKVIGWALRENRVPATDLVLIVSGRASFELVQKAVMAGIPVLGAVSAPSSLAVDLAEESGLTLAGFLRGDTMNIYTGAHRLRLPDTAAANGATLRH from the coding sequence GTGAGCAGAGTTACCGCACGCCGCAAGACACTACGACTCACGCCCGACGGCCAGATCCGCCGGCCGGACACCCTGGCCGTCGAGGAGCCCCTGGAACTGCGCGTCGACGGGCGCTCCCTCACCGTCACCATGCGCACACCCGGCAGCGACATCGATCTCGCACACGGCTTCCTGCTGGGCGAGAACATCATCGGCTCGCGCGACGACATCGTCTCGGCCCGCTACTGCGCGGGCACCGACGAGAACGGGCAGAACACCTACAACGTGCTCGATATCCAGTTGCGTACGCCCACACCGGTTCCCGCCCGCAACTTCCTCACCACCAGCGCCTGCGGCCTCTGCGGCAAGACCGCGCTCGACGAGGTCCGCACCCGCACCCGATTCCCCCTGCCCGCCACCGGCCCGCTTCTCGACACCGCCGTCCTCGCCACACTCCCCGGTGAATTGCGTTCGCGCCAATCGGTGTTCGACGCGACCGGCGGCCTGCACGCAGCGGGCCTGTTCACCGCCGACGGCGTCGCCCTCGCGGTGCGCGAGGACGTCGGGCGGCACAACGCGGTGGACAAGGTGATCGGCTGGGCGCTGCGCGAGAATCGCGTGCCCGCAACCGATCTCGTTCTGATCGTCAGCGGCCGCGCCTCCTTCGAGCTGGTGCAGAAGGCCGTCATGGCGGGGATACCCGTGCTCGGCGCCGTCTCCGCGCCCAGCTCGCTGGCCGTGGACCTGGCCGAGGAGTCCGGACTCACGCTGGCCGGATTCCTGCGCGGCGACACCATGAACATCTACACCGGGGCACATCGGCTGCGGCTGCCGGACACCGCGGCCGCGAACGGTGCTACGCTGCGCCACTAG
- a CDS encoding FdhF/YdeP family oxidoreductase, which yields MHRKAPTQDIDEAELTVTPPEHEAAGLTAVAVALNRGVEEMGLIRTGRTLARLNQRAGFDCPSCAWPDPTGPRRVAEFCENGAKAVAEEATLRTVTPEFFATHSIAELATKSGYWLGQQGRITEPMVLRPGDTHYSPIAWEEAYRLIADTLRGLGNPNEAVFYTSGRTANETAFLYQLLARSFGTNNLPDCSNMCHESSGAALTSSIGIGKGSVSIDDFPKADLILIAGQNPGTNHPRMLTSLQHAKKHGARIVAVNPLPEAGLLGFRDPQTVRGYTTGQRIADDFLQIRLGGDMALFQGLGKLLLEAEDRAPGTVVDRAFVDGHTAGYDAYEKHVRAVDLDVVEEATGLTRAELEHTAALLAESNATIMCWAMGLTQQRYGVPTIEEATNLLLLRGMIGKPGAGVCPVRGHSNVQGDRTMGIWEQMPETFLTALDSEFGIRSPREHGWDTVDSIRAMRDGRAKVFVAMGGNFVSATPDTEVTEAALRGCELTVHVSTKLNRSHVVHGRTALVLPTLGRTDADISPDGATQRVSVEDSMSMVHLSTGRLRPVSSQLRSEVAIVCELARELFGPAHPVPWDEFRRDYDRIRDAIARVVPGCADYNAKVRQRNGFQLPHPPRDAREFRTATGKANFAVNELRWLPVPEGRLILQTLRSHDQYNTTIYGLDDRYRGIHHGRKVVLVNPADITALGFADGDLVDLVSEWTDGIERRVEGFRLVGYSTPRGNAAAYYPETNPLVPLDHVAERSNTPVSKAVTIRLERHSHTR from the coding sequence ATGCATCGCAAGGCGCCGACACAGGACATCGACGAAGCCGAACTCACCGTCACCCCGCCCGAACACGAGGCGGCCGGACTCACCGCGGTCGCGGTCGCGCTGAATCGCGGTGTCGAGGAGATGGGCCTGATCCGTACCGGCCGCACCCTCGCCCGCCTCAACCAGCGCGCCGGTTTCGACTGCCCCAGCTGTGCGTGGCCCGACCCCACCGGCCCCCGCCGGGTCGCCGAATTCTGCGAGAACGGCGCCAAGGCCGTCGCCGAAGAGGCCACCCTGCGCACGGTGACACCGGAGTTCTTCGCCACGCACTCGATCGCCGAGCTGGCGACCAAGTCCGGATACTGGCTCGGCCAGCAGGGCCGCATCACCGAACCCATGGTGCTGCGCCCGGGTGATACGCACTATTCCCCCATCGCGTGGGAGGAGGCGTACCGCCTGATCGCCGACACGCTGCGCGGCCTCGGCAACCCGAACGAGGCCGTGTTCTACACCTCCGGCCGCACCGCCAACGAGACGGCATTCCTGTATCAGCTGCTGGCCCGCTCGTTCGGCACCAACAATCTGCCCGACTGCTCGAACATGTGCCACGAATCCTCCGGCGCGGCGCTGACCAGCTCGATCGGCATCGGCAAGGGCTCGGTGTCGATCGACGACTTCCCCAAGGCCGACCTGATCCTCATCGCCGGGCAGAACCCGGGCACCAACCACCCCCGCATGCTCACCTCCCTGCAGCACGCGAAGAAGCACGGCGCGCGGATCGTCGCGGTCAACCCGCTGCCCGAGGCCGGGCTGCTCGGTTTCCGCGACCCACAGACCGTGCGGGGCTACACCACCGGCCAGCGCATCGCCGACGATTTCCTGCAGATCCGGCTCGGCGGCGATATGGCGCTGTTCCAGGGCCTGGGCAAGCTGCTGCTGGAGGCGGAGGACCGCGCCCCCGGCACCGTCGTCGACCGCGCCTTCGTGGACGGCCACACCGCGGGTTACGACGCCTACGAAAAGCATGTGCGCGCCGTGGATCTCGATGTGGTCGAGGAGGCCACCGGCCTGACCCGCGCCGAACTCGAGCACACCGCGGCGTTGCTCGCGGAGTCGAACGCCACCATCATGTGCTGGGCGATGGGCCTGACCCAGCAGCGCTACGGCGTGCCCACCATCGAGGAGGCGACCAACCTGCTGCTGTTGCGCGGCATGATCGGCAAACCCGGTGCGGGCGTCTGCCCGGTGCGCGGTCACTCCAACGTGCAGGGCGACCGCACCATGGGCATCTGGGAGCAGATGCCCGAAACCTTCCTGACCGCATTGGATTCCGAGTTCGGCATCCGTTCTCCGCGCGAACACGGCTGGGACACTGTAGATTCCATCCGCGCGATGCGCGACGGCCGGGCGAAGGTGTTCGTCGCCATGGGCGGCAATTTCGTCTCGGCCACCCCCGACACCGAGGTCACCGAGGCCGCGCTGCGCGGCTGCGAGCTGACCGTGCACGTCTCGACCAAGCTCAACCGCAGCCACGTGGTGCACGGCCGGACCGCGCTCGTTCTGCCCACGCTCGGCCGCACCGATGCGGACATATCCCCCGACGGCGCCACACAGCGTGTCTCGGTGGAGGATTCGATGTCGATGGTGCATCTGTCGACCGGCCGGTTGCGGCCGGTCAGCTCCCAGCTGCGCAGCGAGGTCGCGATCGTGTGCGAACTCGCGCGCGAACTGTTCGGCCCCGCACACCCGGTGCCGTGGGACGAGTTCCGGCGCGACTACGACCGCATCCGCGACGCCATCGCCCGGGTGGTCCCGGGCTGCGCCGACTACAACGCGAAGGTGCGGCAGCGCAACGGCTTCCAATTGCCGCACCCACCGCGCGACGCCCGCGAATTCCGCACCGCCACCGGCAAGGCCAATTTCGCGGTCAACGAGCTGCGCTGGCTGCCGGTGCCCGAGGGCCGGTTGATCCTGCAGACCCTGCGCAGCCACGATCAGTACAACACCACCATCTACGGCCTGGACGACCGGTACCGCGGCATCCATCACGGCCGCAAGGTGGTCCTGGTGAACCCCGCCGACATCACCGCGCTCGGCTTCGCCGACGGCGACCTGGTGGATCTGGTCTCGGAGTGGACCGACGGCATCGAACGCCGCGTCGAGGGGTTCCGGCTGGTCGGCTACTCCACCCCGCGTGGCAACGCCGCCGCGTACTATCCCGAAACCAATCCCCTCGTGCCGCTGGACCACGTCGCGGAACGATCGAACACGCCGGTCTCCAAGGCGGTGACCATCCGCCTGGAACGTCATTCGCACACCCGATGA